A DNA window from Streptomyces sp. B21-083 contains the following coding sequences:
- a CDS encoding primosomal protein N': MSGENGQGSGGDRGADGAPPEQLALIRESVRQAKVPRAKPRTWRGAALAKELPVARVLVDKGVLHLDRYFDYAVPEELDAEAQPGVRVRVRFGAGRHRVRDGRREGGGLIDGFLVARLAESDYAGPLAALAQVVSPEVVLSEELLSLARAVADRYAGSLADVLQLAVPPRNARAEKSASPAALPVAAPPDAGSWGRYERGGAFLEALATGGAPRAVWNALPGPEWSEELARAVGATLASGRGALVVVPDGRAVARVDAALMSVLGEGRHAVLTADAGPEKRYREWLAVRRGAVRAVVGTRAAMFAPVRDLGLVALWDDGDDSHSEPHAPQPHAREVLLLRAAQDKCAFLLGSWSCTVEAAQLVESGWARPLVAGRDQVRGAAPLVRTVGDGDFARDEAARAARLPTLAWQAVREGLKHGPVLVQVPRRGYVPRLACARCREPARCRHCVGPLEARDAGAPWCAWCGREETGWHCPECGGFRLRAQVVGARRTAEELGRAFPAVPVRTSGREHVLDTVPGAPALVVSTPGAEPVAEGGYAAALLLDGWAMLGRPDLRAGEDALRRWMAAAALVRGQGVRGEGAPGGTVVVVAEPTLRPVQALVRWDPVGHAVRELAERAELGFPPVSRMASVAGTAEAVAGFLAGAELPGDAEVLGPVPLPVTAAGRPRRTGAPPPGEQWERALVRVPPGSGAALAAALKAAQAARMARAGRGGEESVWVRIDPPDIG; the protein is encoded by the coding sequence GTGAGCGGCGAGAACGGGCAGGGGAGCGGCGGGGACCGCGGGGCCGACGGGGCGCCGCCCGAGCAGCTTGCGTTGATCCGGGAGAGTGTGCGGCAGGCCAAGGTGCCGCGGGCCAAGCCGCGCACCTGGCGGGGGGCCGCGCTGGCCAAGGAACTGCCCGTCGCACGGGTGCTCGTCGACAAGGGCGTGCTGCATCTCGACCGGTACTTCGACTATGCAGTGCCCGAGGAACTCGACGCCGAGGCCCAGCCCGGGGTGCGCGTACGGGTCAGGTTCGGGGCCGGGCGGCATCGGGTGCGGGACGGGCGCCGTGAGGGCGGGGGGCTCATCGACGGGTTCCTTGTCGCGCGCCTCGCCGAATCCGACTATGCCGGGCCGCTGGCCGCGCTGGCACAGGTCGTGTCGCCCGAGGTCGTGCTGAGCGAGGAACTGCTGTCATTGGCCCGGGCTGTCGCCGACCGGTACGCGGGGAGCCTCGCCGACGTACTGCAACTGGCCGTACCGCCGCGGAACGCTCGCGCCGAGAAGTCGGCCTCCCCGGCGGCTCTCCCGGTGGCCGCGCCGCCGGACGCCGGGTCCTGGGGGCGGTACGAGCGAGGGGGCGCGTTTCTTGAGGCGCTGGCCACCGGGGGTGCGCCGCGTGCCGTGTGGAACGCCCTGCCCGGGCCGGAGTGGAGCGAGGAGCTTGCGCGGGCCGTTGGAGCGACGCTCGCCTCCGGGCGCGGGGCGCTCGTGGTCGTGCCGGACGGGCGGGCCGTCGCGCGTGTCGACGCCGCTCTGATGTCTGTGCTGGGGGAGGGGCGGCACGCGGTGCTCACCGCTGACGCCGGACCCGAGAAGCGGTACCGGGAGTGGCTCGCCGTGCGGCGGGGCGCTGTACGGGCCGTGGTCGGGACCCGGGCCGCCATGTTCGCACCCGTCCGGGATCTGGGGTTGGTCGCGCTCTGGGACGACGGCGACGACAGCCACAGTGAGCCGCATGCCCCGCAGCCGCATGCCCGTGAGGTGCTGCTGCTGCGGGCGGCGCAGGACAAGTGCGCGTTCCTGCTGGGGAGTTGGAGCTGCACGGTGGAGGCCGCGCAGCTCGTCGAGAGCGGTTGGGCCCGGCCGCTGGTCGCCGGGCGGGATCAGGTGCGGGGAGCCGCCCCGCTCGTCCGGACGGTGGGCGACGGGGATTTCGCCCGAGACGAGGCCGCCCGGGCGGCACGGCTGCCGACGCTCGCCTGGCAGGCGGTGCGGGAGGGGCTGAAGCACGGGCCGGTGCTGGTGCAGGTGCCCCGGCGGGGCTACGTACCGCGGCTGGCCTGCGCCCGGTGCCGGGAACCCGCTCGGTGCCGGCACTGCGTCGGGCCGCTGGAGGCGCGGGACGCCGGGGCGCCGTGGTGCGCGTGGTGCGGGCGGGAGGAGACCGGCTGGCACTGTCCGGAGTGCGGGGGATTCCGGCTGCGGGCGCAGGTCGTCGGCGCGCGGCGGACCGCCGAGGAACTGGGGCGGGCGTTTCCGGCCGTGCCGGTGCGGACGTCCGGGCGTGAGCATGTGCTCGACACGGTGCCGGGGGCGCCCGCGCTGGTCGTCAGCACGCCAGGCGCCGAGCCTGTCGCCGAGGGCGGATACGCGGCTGCTCTGCTGCTGGACGGCTGGGCCATGCTCGGGCGGCCCGATCTGCGGGCCGGGGAGGACGCGTTGCGGCGGTGGATGGCTGCTGCGGCGCTGGTCCGGGGGCAGGGCGTGCGGGGGGAGGGGGCGCCAGGGGGGACGGTCGTCGTGGTCGCCGAGCCCACCCTGCGGCCGGTGCAGGCGCTGGTGCGGTGGGATCCCGTCGGGCATGCCGTGCGGGAGCTCGCGGAGCGCGCCGAGCTGGGGTTTCCGCCGGTGTCCCGGATGGCGTCCGTCGCCGGGACCGCGGAGGCCGTCGCCGGGTTCCTCGCCGGGGCCGAACTGCCTGGAGACGCTGAGGTGTTGGGGCCGGTGCCGTTGCCGGTCACGGCGGCGGGGCGGCCCCGGCGGACGGGGGCGCCGCCGCCCGGGGAGCAGTGGGAGCGGGCGTTGGTCCGGGTCCCGCCGGGCAGCGGAGCCGCGCTGGCCGCCGCACTGAAGGCGGCCCAGGCCGCGCGGATGGCTCGGGCGGGACGGGGCGGCGAGGAGAGCGTGTGGGTGCGGATTGATCCGCCCGACATCGGGTGA
- the metK gene encoding methionine adenosyltransferase, with protein MSRRLFTSESVTEGHPDKIADQISDTILDALLREDPTSRVAVETLITTGLVHVAGEVTTKAYAPIPQLVRDKILEIGYDSSKKGFDGASCGVSVSIGSQSPDIAQGVDTAYEQRVEGDEDELDKQGAGDQGLMFGYATDETPELMPLPIHLAHRLSRRLSEVRKNGTIPYLRPDGKTQVTIEYDGDKPVRLDTVVVSSQHASDIDLDSLLAPDIREFVVEAELKALLDDGIKLETEGYRLLVNPTGRFEIGGPMGDAGLTGRKIIIDTYGGMARHGGGAFSGKDPSKVDRSAAYAMRWVAKNVVAAGLASRCEVQVAYAIGKAEPVGLFVETFGTAKVDAEKIEAAITTVFDLRPAAIIRDLDLLRPIYAQTAAYGHFGRELPDFTWERTDRVDALRNAVGL; from the coding sequence GTGTCCCGTCGCCTTTTCACCTCGGAGTCCGTGACCGAAGGTCACCCCGACAAGATCGCTGACCAGATCAGCGACACGATTCTCGACGCGCTTCTGCGCGAAGACCCCACGTCCCGAGTCGCCGTCGAGACGCTGATCACCACCGGCCTGGTGCATGTGGCCGGCGAGGTCACCACCAAGGCCTACGCGCCCATCCCGCAACTGGTGCGCGACAAGATCCTCGAGATCGGCTACGACTCCTCGAAGAAGGGCTTCGACGGCGCCTCCTGTGGCGTGTCGGTGTCGATCGGCTCGCAGTCGCCGGACATCGCCCAGGGCGTGGACACGGCGTACGAGCAGCGCGTCGAGGGCGATGAGGACGAACTCGACAAGCAGGGCGCCGGCGACCAGGGCCTGATGTTCGGCTATGCGACGGACGAGACCCCGGAGCTGATGCCGCTCCCGATCCACCTCGCGCACCGTCTCTCGCGCCGTCTGTCCGAGGTCCGCAAGAACGGGACGATCCCGTACCTGCGTCCCGACGGCAAGACCCAGGTCACCATCGAGTACGACGGTGACAAGCCGGTCCGCCTGGACACGGTCGTCGTGTCCTCGCAGCACGCGAGCGACATCGACCTGGACTCCCTCCTCGCTCCGGACATCCGCGAGTTCGTGGTGGAGGCGGAGCTGAAGGCGCTCCTGGACGACGGCATCAAGCTGGAGACCGAGGGCTACCGCCTGCTGGTCAACCCCACCGGCCGCTTCGAGATCGGCGGCCCGATGGGCGACGCGGGCCTCACCGGCCGCAAGATCATCATCGACACGTACGGCGGCATGGCCCGCCACGGCGGCGGCGCCTTCTCGGGCAAGGACCCGTCCAAGGTCGACCGCTCCGCGGCCTACGCGATGCGCTGGGTCGCGAAGAACGTCGTCGCCGCGGGCCTTGCCTCGCGCTGCGAGGTCCAGGTCGCGTACGCGATCGGCAAGGCCGAGCCGGTGGGTCTGTTCGTGGAGACCTTCGGCACGGCCAAGGTCGACGCCGAGAAGATCGAGGCCGCGATCACGACGGTCTTCGACCTCCGCCCCGCCGCGATCATCCGCGACCTCGACCTGCTGCGCCCGATCTACGCCCAGACAGCGGCGTACGGCCACTTCGGCCGCGAGCTGCCCGACTTCACCTGGGAGCGGACGGACCGGGTGGACGCGCTGCGCAACGCTGTCGGCCTCTAA
- the coaBC gene encoding bifunctional phosphopantothenoylcysteine decarboxylase/phosphopantothenate--cysteine ligase CoaBC: protein MGKPKVVLGVSGGIAAYKACELLRRLTESGHDVRVVPTASALHFVGAATWSALSGHPVSTEVWDDVHEVPHVRIGQQADLVVVAPATADTLAKAAHGLADDLLTNTLLTARCPVVFAPAMHTEMWEHPATRENVATLRRRGALVVEPAVGRLTGVDTGKGRLPDPAEIFEVCRRVLARGVTEPDLVGRHVVVSAGGTREPLDPVRFLGNRSSGKQGYALARTAAARGARVTLIAANTALPDPAGVDVVPVGTAVQLREAVLKAAADADAVVMAAAVADFRPGAYAAGKIKKKDGEDPEPVVLVRNPDILAEISADRARTDQVVVGFAAETDDVLANGRTKLRRKGCDLLVVNEVGERRTFGSEENEAVVLGTDGSETQVPHGPKEALADIVWDLVARRFR, encoded by the coding sequence GTGGGCAAGCCGAAGGTCGTACTGGGGGTCAGTGGCGGCATCGCCGCGTACAAGGCCTGTGAGCTGCTCCGGAGGCTGACGGAATCGGGCCACGACGTCCGCGTCGTCCCCACCGCCTCGGCCCTGCATTTCGTCGGCGCCGCGACCTGGTCCGCGCTCTCCGGCCACCCCGTCTCCACAGAGGTCTGGGACGACGTCCACGAGGTCCCGCACGTCCGCATCGGCCAGCAGGCGGATCTGGTCGTCGTGGCCCCGGCGACCGCCGACACCCTCGCGAAGGCGGCCCACGGCCTCGCCGACGACCTGCTCACCAACACCCTCCTCACCGCCCGGTGTCCCGTCGTCTTCGCCCCCGCCATGCACACGGAGATGTGGGAGCACCCGGCCACCCGGGAGAACGTGGCGACGCTGCGCCGCCGCGGCGCCCTGGTCGTCGAACCGGCCGTCGGACGCCTCACCGGCGTCGACACGGGCAAGGGGCGCCTGCCCGATCCGGCCGAGATCTTCGAGGTCTGCCGCCGGGTGCTGGCCCGGGGCGTGACGGAACCCGACCTCGTCGGCCGGCATGTCGTCGTCAGCGCCGGCGGCACCCGCGAGCCCCTCGACCCGGTCCGCTTCCTCGGCAACCGCTCCTCAGGCAAGCAGGGGTACGCGCTCGCCCGTACGGCTGCCGCGCGCGGCGCCCGGGTCACGCTGATCGCCGCGAACACCGCCCTGCCGGACCCGGCGGGCGTGGACGTCGTGCCCGTGGGCACCGCCGTGCAACTGCGCGAGGCCGTCCTGAAGGCGGCTGCGGACGCCGACGCCGTGGTGATGGCCGCCGCGGTCGCGGACTTCCGACCGGGGGCCTACGCGGCCGGAAAGATCAAGAAGAAGGACGGCGAGGACCCCGAACCGGTCGTCCTGGTCCGGAATCCAGACATTCTCGCCGAGATCTCGGCCGACCGTGCCCGAACGGACCAGGTCGTCGTCGGCTTCGCGGCCGAGACGGACGACGTCCTCGCCAACGGCCGTACGAAGCTGCGACGCAAGGGATGCGACCTCCTGGTCGTCAACGAGGTGGGTGAGCGCCGCACCTTCGGTTCCGAGGAGAACGAGGCCGTGGTGCTGGGCACCGACGGCAGCGAGACCCAGGTGCCGCACGGGCCGAAGGAGGCGTTGGCCGACATCGTGTGGGATCTGGTCGCCCGTCGCTTCAGGTGA
- the rpoZ gene encoding DNA-directed RNA polymerase subunit omega: MSSSITAPEGIINPPIDELLEATDSKYSLVIYAAKRARQINAYYSQLGEGLLEYVGPLVDTHVHEKPLSIALREINAGLLTSEAVEGPAQ, from the coding sequence GTGTCCTCTTCCATCACCGCGCCCGAGGGCATCATCAACCCTCCGATCGACGAGCTCCTCGAAGCCACCGACTCGAAGTACAGCCTGGTGATCTACGCGGCCAAGCGTGCCCGCCAGATCAACGCGTACTACTCGCAGCTCGGCGAGGGCCTCCTTGAGTACGTCGGTCCGCTCGTCGACACCCATGTCCACGAGAAGCCGCTCTCTATCGCCCTGCGTGAGATCAACGCGGGTCTGCTGACGTCCGAGGCCGTTGAGGGCCCCGCGCAGTAG
- the gmk gene encoding guanylate kinase: MAATFRGTTPEPPDVRPRLTVLSGPSGVGKSTVVVHMRKAHPEVWLSVSATTRKPRPGERHGVHYFFVTDEEMDKLIANGELLEWAEFAGNRYGTPRAAVLERLESGESVLLEIDLQGARQVRESMADALLVFLAPPSWEELVRRLTGRGTESPEVIERRLQAAKIELAAEPEFDETLVNTSVEDVARELLALMEVV; encoded by the coding sequence ATGGCTGCAACATTCCGGGGGACGACCCCCGAGCCCCCGGACGTACGTCCGCGGCTGACCGTGCTCTCCGGCCCTTCGGGCGTCGGCAAGAGCACGGTCGTCGTCCATATGCGCAAGGCACACCCTGAGGTGTGGCTGTCGGTGTCGGCGACGACCCGTAAGCCACGCCCCGGTGAGCGGCACGGCGTCCACTACTTCTTCGTCACCGACGAGGAGATGGACAAGCTGATCGCCAATGGCGAGCTCCTTGAGTGGGCCGAGTTCGCCGGCAACCGCTACGGCACGCCGCGTGCGGCCGTGCTGGAGCGGTTGGAGTCCGGCGAGTCGGTCCTCCTGGAGATCGATCTCCAGGGCGCCCGGCAGGTCCGTGAGTCCATGGCGGACGCCCTGCTGGTGTTCCTGGCTCCTCCCTCCTGGGAGGAGCTGGTGCGCAGACTGACCGGGCGGGGCACCGAATCGCCCGAGGTGATCGAACGCCGTCTACAGGCGGCCAAGATCGAACTGGCCGCCGAGCCCGAGTTCGACGAGACCCTGGTCAACACCTCCGTCGAGGACGTGGCGCGCGAGCTGCTAGCCTTGATGGAAGTTGTGTGA
- a CDS encoding integration host factor: protein MALPPLTPEQRAAALEKAAAARRERAEVKNRLKHSGASLHEVIKQGRENDVIGKMKVSALLESLPGVGKVRAKQIMERLGISESRRVRGLGSNQIASLEREFGSTGS, encoded by the coding sequence GTGGCTCTTCCGCCCCTTACCCCTGAACAGCGCGCTGCCGCGCTCGAAAAGGCCGCCGCGGCTCGCCGGGAGCGGGCCGAGGTCAAGAATCGACTCAAGCACTCCGGCGCCTCTCTTCACGAGGTCATCAAGCAGGGCCGGGAGAACGACGTCATCGGCAAGATGAAGGTCTCCGCCCTGCTCGAATCGCTCCCGGGCGTGGGCAAGGTCCGCGCCAAGCAGATCATGGAGCGACTCGGTATCTCCGAGAGCCGCCGGGTGCGTGGCCTGGGGTCCAACCAGATCGCCTCCTTGGAGCGCGAGTTCGGCAGCACCGGCTCCTGA
- the pyrF gene encoding orotidine-5'-phosphate decarboxylase, producing the protein MTVLEPFGARLRRAMDERGPLCVGIDPHASLLHDWGLNDDVAGLERFSRTVVEALAGRVAVMKPQSAFFERFGSRGVAVLEKTVQDAREAGTLVVMDAKRGDIGSTMAAYAEAFLEKGAPLFSDALTVSPYLGYGSLQPAVDLARESGAGLFVLALTSNPEGGQVQHAVREDGLNVGATMLAYLAAENAGERPLGSFGAVVGATLGDLSSYDLDINGPLLAPGVGAQGATPADLRGVFGPALRNVVPNVSRGVLRHGPELVALRDASDRFADEIRAAVTAT; encoded by the coding sequence ATGACGGTTCTGGAACCCTTCGGCGCCCGGCTGCGGCGCGCCATGGACGAGCGCGGCCCGCTCTGTGTCGGCATCGACCCGCACGCCTCGCTGCTCCACGACTGGGGGCTGAACGACGACGTCGCCGGTCTGGAGCGGTTCAGCCGCACCGTCGTCGAGGCGCTGGCCGGGCGGGTCGCGGTGATGAAGCCGCAGAGCGCGTTCTTCGAACGCTTCGGGTCGCGCGGGGTCGCCGTACTGGAGAAGACGGTCCAGGACGCGCGGGAGGCCGGCACGCTGGTCGTGATGGACGCCAAGCGCGGCGACATCGGCTCCACCATGGCCGCGTACGCCGAGGCCTTCCTGGAGAAGGGCGCCCCGCTGTTCTCGGACGCGCTCACCGTCTCGCCGTATCTCGGCTACGGCTCGCTGCAGCCGGCGGTCGACCTCGCGCGGGAGAGCGGCGCGGGCCTGTTCGTGCTGGCGCTGACCTCCAACCCCGAGGGTGGTCAGGTGCAGCACGCCGTCCGCGAGGACGGGCTGAACGTCGGCGCGACCATGCTGGCGTACCTCGCCGCCGAGAACGCGGGGGAGCGGCCCCTGGGCTCCTTCGGCGCGGTCGTCGGGGCCACACTCGGAGACCTCTCGTCCTACGACCTCGACATCAACGGGCCTCTCCTGGCACCCGGAGTCGGCGCGCAGGGGGCGACTCCGGCGGATCTGCGCGGGGTGTTCGGGCCGGCGCTGCGGAACGTGGTTCCGAACGTCAGCCGAGGTGTTCTGCGTCACGGTCCCGAACTCGTCGCTCTGCGGGACGCGTCGGACCGCTTCGCGGACGAGATCAGGGCCGCCGTTACCGCTACCTGA
- a CDS encoding quinone-dependent dihydroorotate dehydrogenase: MYKLFFRLVFTRMDPEEAHYLAFRWIRLAARVPVLRTFVAAALAPRYEELRTEAFGLRMHGPFGLAAGFDKNAIAIDGMSMLGFDHVEIGTVTGEPQPGNPKKRLFRLVPDRALINRMGFNNEGSLAVAARLASREAVFRTVVGVNIGKTKVVPEDEAVADYVKSTERLAAYADYLVVNVSSPNTPGLRDLQATEALRPLLSAVREAADRTVTSRRVPLLVKIAPDLADEDVDAVADLAVELGLDGIIATNTTIAREGLGLTSDPALVKETGGLSGAPLKARSLEVLRRLYARVGDRITLVGVGGVENAEDAWQRILAGATLVQGYSAFVYAGPFWGRAIHKGLAARLRTSPYATLADAVGADVRKTA; the protein is encoded by the coding sequence ATGTACAAGCTTTTCTTCCGTCTGGTCTTCACCCGGATGGACCCCGAAGAGGCCCACTACCTGGCCTTCCGCTGGATCCGCCTCGCCGCCCGGGTCCCTGTGCTCCGGACGTTCGTCGCCGCCGCGCTCGCGCCCCGGTACGAGGAACTGCGCACCGAGGCCTTCGGGCTGCGGATGCACGGGCCCTTCGGGCTCGCCGCCGGCTTCGACAAGAACGCGATCGCGATCGACGGGATGTCGATGCTCGGCTTCGACCACGTCGAGATCGGCACGGTCACCGGGGAGCCGCAGCCCGGCAATCCCAAGAAGCGGCTGTTCCGCCTTGTGCCGGACCGGGCGCTCATCAACCGCATGGGATTCAACAATGAGGGTTCGCTGGCCGTGGCGGCCCGTCTGGCGAGCCGGGAGGCGGTCTTCCGGACCGTCGTCGGCGTCAACATCGGCAAGACCAAGGTCGTCCCCGAGGACGAGGCCGTCGCCGACTACGTGAAGTCGACCGAGCGGCTCGCCGCGTACGCCGACTATCTCGTCGTCAACGTCAGCTCGCCCAATACGCCCGGCCTGCGCGACCTCCAGGCCACCGAGGCGCTGCGTCCGCTGCTCAGCGCCGTCCGCGAGGCCGCCGACCGTACGGTGACCTCGCGCCGTGTGCCACTGCTGGTGAAGATCGCGCCCGACCTCGCCGACGAGGACGTGGACGCCGTCGCCGACCTCGCCGTCGAACTGGGCCTGGACGGGATCATCGCCACGAACACCACCATCGCGCGCGAGGGACTCGGTCTGACATCCGATCCAGCCCTGGTGAAGGAGACCGGCGGCCTCTCCGGCGCACCCCTGAAGGCACGCTCCCTGGAGGTGCTGCGCCGTCTCTACGCGCGCGTGGGCGACCGGATCACCCTGGTGGGTGTCGGTGGCGTGGAGAACGCCGAGGACGCCTGGCAGCGCATCCTGGCCGGCGCCACCCTCGTACAGGGCTACAGCGCCTTCGTCTACGCGGGCCCTTTCTGGGGACGTGCCATCCACAAGGGGCTCGCCGCCCGCCTGCGGACGAGCCCGTACGCCACCCTCGCCGACGCGGTCGGCGCCGACGTGAGGAAGACGGCATGA